The Persephonella sp. genome includes the window AAGGTGATGAAAATATCTCAAGAGGACATTAAAAACAAAATCCTAAAGCAGATTATAAGCCTTATTCAGATAGGGTGGAGAGGAAGAATAATAAGCATAGGATTTGATGAGACTGTTAAGCAGATCAAAAAGGGAAGAAAAGGTTTTCTCATAATAGCTGAAGATATAGCAGAAAGAACAAAAAGGAATATTTTAAAGGAAGGAAAACTGCAGTATTATCAGTTATTTACAAAAGAGGAGCTTGGAAGCTTTATAGGAAAGAAAGAAGTTGGGATAATATTTGTCCCTGAAACCAAATTTGGTTTAAAATTAAAAGGTTTAATAGCTCAATATTTTGAGCTCAAAGGAGGTAGTTAAGTTTGTCAAAGGTTAAAATATCAGACCT containing:
- a CDS encoding ribosomal L7Ae/L30e/S12e/Gadd45 family protein; the protein is MKISQEDIKNKILKQIISLIQIGWRGRIISIGFDETVKQIKKGRKGFLIIAEDIAERTKRNILKEGKLQYYQLFTKEELGSFIGKKEVGIIFVPETKFGLKLKGLIAQYFELKGGS